A genomic window from Micromonospora sp. WMMA1947 includes:
- the era gene encoding GTPase Era — protein MTTPEARPYRAGFACFVGRPNAGKSTLTNAIVGTKIAITSNKPQTTRHIIRAVLHRPDSQLVLVDTPGLHRPRTLLGERLNDLVRETWSEVDVIGLCVPANEPIGRGDRFITGELASLKATVLAVVTKTDLVDKKRLAEQLLAVSELGEFADVVPVSAVSGHQVDTLVDVMTGYLPESPQLYPDDMLTDDPEQVLVAELVREAALEGVRDELPHSIAVVVEEMIPEGNLTKIYADVYVERPSQKAIVIGHRGSRLKHVGTTARRQIEELLGTRVYLDLHVRVAKDWQRDPKQLRKLGF, from the coding sequence GTGACCACGCCCGAGGCGCGTCCCTACCGGGCCGGTTTCGCCTGTTTCGTCGGTCGGCCGAACGCCGGCAAGTCGACGCTGACGAACGCGATCGTCGGCACGAAGATCGCGATCACCTCGAACAAGCCGCAGACCACCCGGCACATCATCCGGGCGGTGCTGCACCGGCCGGACTCGCAACTCGTGCTGGTCGACACCCCGGGTCTGCACCGGCCCCGCACGCTGCTCGGCGAGCGCCTCAACGACCTGGTCCGGGAGACCTGGAGCGAGGTCGACGTGATCGGCCTGTGCGTACCGGCGAACGAGCCGATCGGCCGAGGTGACCGCTTCATCACCGGCGAGCTGGCCAGCCTCAAGGCAACGGTGCTGGCGGTGGTCACCAAGACCGACCTGGTCGACAAGAAGCGGCTGGCCGAGCAGTTGCTCGCGGTCAGCGAGCTGGGCGAGTTCGCCGACGTGGTGCCGGTCAGCGCGGTTTCCGGCCACCAGGTGGACACGCTCGTCGACGTGATGACCGGTTACCTGCCCGAGTCGCCGCAGCTCTACCCGGACGACATGCTCACCGACGACCCGGAGCAGGTGCTCGTGGCGGAGCTGGTCCGCGAGGCGGCGCTGGAGGGCGTACGCGACGAGCTGCCGCACTCGATCGCCGTGGTGGTCGAGGAGATGATCCCGGAGGGCAACCTCACCAAGATCTACGCCGACGTGTACGTGGAGCGGCCGAGCCAGAAGGCCATCGTCATCGGCCATCGGGGCAGCCGGCTCAAGCACGTGGGCACCACCGCGCGGCGGCAGATCGAGGAGCTGCTCGGTACCCGGGTCTACCTCGACCTGCACGTACGCGTGGCGAAGGACTGGCAGCGCGACCCGAAGCAGTTGCGCAAGCTCGGCTTCTGA
- the recO gene encoding DNA repair protein RecO — MAGYRRQLYRDDAVVLRVQKLGESDRIITLFTRRHGRLRAVARGVRRTMSRFGARLEPFGHVDLQLAGDPKGNQGSSLHTVSQVEAIELYGKRFLGDYPRYTAASAIAETAERLTPVEREPSLRLFQLTLGAMKSLARGEHATTLVLDAYLLRGMAFAGWAPALAACAVCGEPGRHRAFSVPAGGAVCPDCRPPGAAHPAPATLELMSALTSGDWGYADAADTGVRRECSGLVAAHLQWHLERALRSLPLVDRGAPASGAVPPPGGAGPDVVPPRSGAGPVAGVNREMTE, encoded by the coding sequence ATGGCCGGGTACCGCCGACAGCTCTACCGCGACGACGCGGTGGTGCTGCGTGTGCAGAAGCTGGGCGAGTCGGACCGCATCATCACGCTGTTCACCCGCCGGCACGGCCGGCTGCGCGCGGTCGCCCGGGGCGTGCGGCGCACCATGAGCCGCTTCGGCGCGCGGCTCGAACCGTTCGGGCACGTCGACCTCCAGCTCGCCGGCGACCCCAAGGGCAACCAGGGCAGCTCGTTGCACACCGTCAGCCAGGTCGAGGCGATCGAGCTGTACGGCAAGCGGTTCCTCGGCGACTACCCCCGCTACACGGCGGCCAGCGCGATCGCCGAGACCGCCGAGCGGCTCACCCCGGTCGAGCGCGAGCCGTCGCTGCGGCTGTTCCAGCTCACCCTCGGCGCGATGAAGTCGCTGGCCCGCGGCGAGCACGCCACCACGCTGGTGCTCGACGCGTACCTGCTGCGCGGGATGGCGTTCGCCGGCTGGGCGCCGGCGCTCGCGGCCTGCGCGGTCTGCGGCGAGCCGGGCCGGCACCGCGCGTTCTCCGTACCGGCCGGCGGCGCGGTCTGCCCGGACTGCCGGCCCCCCGGCGCCGCCCACCCCGCGCCCGCCACGCTGGAGCTGATGTCCGCGCTGACCTCCGGCGACTGGGGGTACGCCGACGCGGCCGACACCGGCGTACGCCGGGAGTGCAGCGGACTGGTCGCGGCGCACCTCCAATGGCATCTGGAGCGCGCGCTACGCTCGCTGCCGCTGGTCGACCGGGGCGCCCCGGCGTCCGGCGCGGTCCCGCCGCCCGGCGGCGCGGGGCCGGATGTGGTCCCGCCGCGCTCCGGCGCCGGGCCCGTCGCCGGAGTGAACAGGGAGATGACCGAGTGA
- a CDS encoding acyltransferase, translating to MRNRYLDLLRFLAILRVVTYHVTGYATLTLVFPAMSVMFALAGSLMAASLDRSGVRAVERRLRRLLPSLWVLAAVFVPAMLLTGLAFGPKVLLWLFPISDPPANYWGGLALSPIWYLRDYLWFVLASPLVLWLFRRAPLPTLAAPYLLLVAIEVGVLANPPTVLREFGLYFGAWLLGFAHHDGMLRRMRNRVLLPVAAVVGAAGLAWIVTHPGPRGYDINDIPLGNALWSAAFILVAIGRAPVGVTWVDRVPALGRAVTVVNRRALTVYLWHMPFVVLLTPLVGLVGWSPRDPVGLWLRVGLVFALVGVVTLLVGWVEDVAARRTPELVPGRPRRTVADRAAAAPASPAPAGAEDALVSVGARVPAPRRGTEDPSRAGGVPAARRGAPGD from the coding sequence ATGCGAAACCGCTATCTGGACCTGCTCCGCTTCCTGGCCATCCTGCGCGTCGTCACCTACCACGTCACCGGTTACGCCACCCTCACGCTGGTGTTCCCGGCGATGTCGGTGATGTTCGCCCTGGCCGGGTCGCTGATGGCGGCGTCGCTCGACCGCAGCGGCGTACGCGCGGTCGAGCGACGCCTGCGCCGCCTGCTGCCGTCGCTGTGGGTGCTCGCCGCGGTCTTCGTGCCGGCCATGCTGCTCACCGGGCTGGCGTTCGGCCCGAAGGTGCTGCTCTGGCTGTTCCCGATCAGTGACCCGCCGGCCAACTACTGGGGCGGGCTGGCGCTCAGCCCGATCTGGTACCTGCGGGACTACCTGTGGTTCGTGCTCGCGTCGCCGCTGGTGCTCTGGCTGTTCCGCCGGGCGCCGCTGCCCACGCTCGCCGCACCGTACCTGCTGCTCGTCGCGATCGAGGTGGGCGTCCTGGCGAACCCGCCGACGGTGCTGCGGGAGTTCGGCCTCTACTTCGGCGCCTGGCTGCTCGGCTTCGCCCACCACGACGGGATGCTGCGCCGGATGCGCAACCGGGTGCTGCTGCCGGTGGCCGCTGTGGTCGGCGCCGCCGGGCTGGCCTGGATCGTCACCCACCCGGGCCCGCGCGGGTACGACATCAACGACATCCCGCTCGGCAACGCGCTCTGGTCGGCCGCGTTCATCCTGGTGGCGATCGGCCGGGCACCGGTCGGGGTGACCTGGGTCGACCGTGTGCCGGCGCTCGGCCGGGCGGTCACCGTGGTGAACCGGCGCGCGCTGACCGTCTACCTCTGGCACATGCCGTTCGTGGTGCTGCTCACTCCGCTCGTCGGCCTGGTCGGCTGGTCGCCGCGTGACCCGGTGGGCCTGTGGCTGCGGGTGGGGCTGGTCTTCGCGCTCGTCGGCGTGGTGACGCTGCTCGTGGGCTGGGTCGAGGACGTGGCCGCCCGGCGTACCCCGGAACTGGTCCCCGGCAGGCCGCGGCGGACCGTGGCCGACCGGGCGGCGGCCGCGCCGGCCAGCCCGGCACCCGCCGGGGCGGAGGACGCGCTGGTGAGCGTCGGCGCCCGGGTGCCGGCGCCACGCCGCGGGACGGAGGACCCCAGCCGGGCCGGCGGCGTCCCGGCGGCCCGGCGGGGCGCGCCCGGCGACTGA
- a CDS encoding DUF4097 family beta strand repeat-containing protein, translating to MASLRTAPRLRGVVAAAAAAALIVLSGCDTLSFRRLDYDHTERTKITKITVDDDGAGDVVVRANGPADQVRVKRVVRYQGDEPTSRYEIKGDELVLPTDCGHRCSISWEVTAPPGVVVRGGTGSGNVDLTDVGAVEFTLSSGDLTVRGTTGEVRASTTSGNIRVVEAAGPVRLRARSGDIEARRLASAVDVETTSGNIVVELDQPAPARVHATSGDVDLAVPAGRYRVRATATSGDTDVRVDDDPTASVTLEASATSGNVTVSTR from the coding sequence ATGGCTTCGCTCCGCACCGCTCCCCGGCTGCGTGGTGTGGTGGCCGCCGCCGCTGCCGCCGCGCTCATCGTTCTCTCCGGGTGTGACACCCTCTCGTTCCGCCGCCTCGACTACGACCACACCGAGCGGACGAAGATCACGAAGATCACCGTGGACGACGACGGCGCCGGCGACGTCGTGGTGCGGGCCAACGGCCCCGCCGACCAGGTACGCGTCAAGCGCGTGGTCCGCTACCAGGGCGACGAGCCGACCAGCCGGTACGAGATCAAGGGCGACGAACTCGTCCTGCCCACCGACTGCGGGCACCGGTGCAGCATCTCCTGGGAGGTGACCGCGCCGCCCGGCGTGGTGGTCCGCGGTGGCACCGGCTCGGGCAACGTCGACCTCACCGACGTGGGCGCCGTCGAGTTCACGCTCAGCTCCGGCGACCTGACCGTCCGGGGCACCACCGGCGAGGTCCGTGCCTCCACCACGTCGGGCAACATCCGGGTCGTCGAGGCGGCCGGCCCGGTGCGGCTGCGGGCCCGCTCCGGCGACATCGAGGCCCGCCGGCTCGCCTCCGCCGTCGACGTGGAGACCACCTCCGGCAACATCGTCGTCGAGCTGGACCAGCCGGCACCGGCCCGGGTGCACGCCACCAGCGGAGACGTCGACCTCGCCGTACCGGCGGGCCGCTACCGGGTACGCGCCACCGCGACCTCCGGCGACACCGACGTGCGTGTCGACGACGACCCGACGGCTTCGGTGACGCTGGAGGCCTCCGCCACCAGCGGCAACGTCACGGTCAGCACCCGCTGA
- a CDS encoding energy-coupling factor transporter transmembrane component T → MINLEPVAAPGAPLARRNPVAKLAAAVVFTLILVATLDPVAPALAIAVELAVLPLFGVRYRVLARRAWPLLAGAVGILVTLVLFAADRSGPVLLQAGPILVTQGVLMTALGLVLRMFAVALPGIVVFATTDPTDLADALIQNARTPARFAIGALAAFRMVPLLEQEWRMISMARRARGVDAGRNPVARLRLFASTAFTLLVGAIRRGTRLAVAMDARGFDAGTPRTVARPQRFTGADALLVAGAALLAGAALATSIALGTFRPLIG, encoded by the coding sequence GTGATCAACCTCGAACCGGTCGCCGCGCCCGGCGCGCCGCTGGCCCGGCGCAACCCGGTGGCGAAGCTGGCCGCCGCGGTGGTCTTCACGCTCATCCTGGTGGCGACGCTCGATCCGGTGGCCCCGGCCCTCGCCATCGCCGTCGAACTCGCGGTGCTGCCGCTGTTCGGCGTCCGCTACCGGGTGCTGGCCCGCCGGGCCTGGCCGCTGCTCGCCGGCGCCGTCGGCATCCTGGTCACACTCGTGCTGTTCGCGGCCGACCGCTCCGGCCCGGTGCTGCTCCAGGCCGGACCGATCCTGGTCACCCAGGGCGTGCTGATGACCGCGCTCGGGCTGGTGCTGCGCATGTTCGCGGTGGCGCTGCCCGGCATCGTCGTGTTCGCCACCACCGACCCGACGGACCTGGCCGACGCGTTGATCCAGAACGCGAGGACGCCCGCCCGGTTCGCCATCGGGGCGCTCGCCGCGTTCCGGATGGTGCCGCTGCTGGAACAGGAGTGGCGGATGATCAGCATGGCCCGCCGGGCCCGCGGCGTGGACGCGGGCCGCAACCCGGTGGCCAGGTTGCGGCTTTTCGCGTCCACCGCGTTCACGCTGTTGGTGGGCGCGATCCGGCGGGGTACCCGGCTGGCGGTGGCGATGGACGCCCGGGGCTTCGACGCCGGCACCCCGCGCACAGTGGCCCGTCCCCAGCGCTTCACCGGCGCCGATGCCCTGCTCGTCGCAGGCGCCGCCCTGCTGGCAGGCGCCGCCTTGGCGACAAGCATCGCCCTGGGCACCTTCCGCCCCTTGATCGGCTGA
- the gndA gene encoding NADP-dependent phosphogluconate dehydrogenase, translated as MAEQATAQIGVTGLAVMGRNLARNLARNGFAVAVHNRSPERTRSLVAEHGDEGTFVPSESLADFVGSLERPRAVIVMVKAGAPTDAVIDELVPLLEEGDIVVDCGNAHFADTRRREEALREHGLHFVGTGVSGGEEGALLGPSIMPGGSAESYQKLGPIFEKIAAQVDGEPCCRHIGPDGAGHFVKMVHNGIEYADMQLIAEAYDLLRAGLSASPAEIAEIFREWNGGELGSFLIEITADVLGHTDAATGQAFVDVVLDQAEQKGTGRWTVQSALDLGIPITGIAEATFARSLSGHADQREAARRVFADAGDKWQVDDREAFVEDVRRALLASKIVAYAQGFDHIRAGSREYDWDIDLGGTATIWRGGCIIRAGFLDRIREAYDAEPDLSTLLVAPWFAERVSAGVPAWRRVVADAARAGVPAPAFGSSLAYFDALRAQRLPAALIQGLRDNFGAHTYHRVDRDGSFHTLWAGDRSEVEA; from the coding sequence ATGGCAGAGCAGGCGACGGCGCAGATCGGAGTCACCGGTCTGGCGGTGATGGGCCGCAACCTGGCCCGGAACCTGGCCCGCAACGGCTTCGCCGTGGCGGTGCACAACCGGTCGCCGGAACGTACCCGCAGCCTCGTCGCGGAGCACGGCGACGAGGGCACGTTCGTGCCGTCGGAGTCCCTCGCGGACTTCGTCGGCTCGCTCGAGCGGCCCCGCGCGGTGATCGTGATGGTGAAGGCCGGCGCGCCCACCGACGCGGTGATCGACGAACTGGTCCCGCTGCTGGAGGAGGGCGACATCGTCGTCGACTGCGGCAACGCGCACTTCGCCGACACCCGCCGCCGGGAGGAGGCGCTGCGCGAGCACGGCCTGCACTTCGTCGGCACCGGCGTGTCCGGCGGCGAGGAGGGCGCACTGCTCGGCCCGAGCATCATGCCCGGCGGGTCGGCGGAGTCCTACCAGAAGCTGGGGCCGATCTTCGAGAAGATCGCCGCGCAGGTGGACGGTGAGCCCTGCTGCCGGCACATCGGGCCGGACGGCGCGGGCCACTTCGTGAAGATGGTGCACAACGGCATCGAGTACGCCGACATGCAGCTCATCGCCGAGGCGTACGACCTGTTGCGGGCCGGTCTGTCGGCGAGCCCGGCGGAGATCGCGGAGATCTTCCGGGAGTGGAACGGCGGCGAGCTGGGGTCGTTCCTCATCGAGATCACCGCCGACGTGCTCGGCCACACCGACGCGGCCACCGGCCAGGCGTTCGTGGACGTGGTGCTCGACCAGGCCGAGCAGAAGGGCACCGGCCGCTGGACCGTGCAGAGCGCGCTCGACCTGGGCATCCCGATCACCGGTATCGCCGAGGCCACGTTCGCCCGGTCGCTGTCCGGCCACGCCGACCAGCGCGAGGCCGCCCGCCGGGTGTTCGCGGACGCGGGCGACAAGTGGCAGGTGGACGACCGGGAGGCGTTCGTCGAGGACGTGCGCCGTGCGCTGCTGGCCAGCAAGATCGTCGCGTACGCGCAGGGGTTCGACCACATCCGGGCCGGCAGCCGGGAGTACGACTGGGACATCGACCTGGGCGGCACGGCCACCATCTGGCGGGGCGGCTGCATCATCCGGGCCGGTTTCCTGGACCGGATCCGGGAGGCGTACGACGCGGAGCCGGACCTGTCGACGCTGCTCGTCGCGCCGTGGTTCGCCGAGCGGGTCAGCGCCGGCGTTCCGGCCTGGCGACGAGTGGTGGCCGACGCGGCCCGGGCGGGCGTGCCGGCCCCGGCCTTCGGTTCGTCGCTGGCCTACTTCGACGCGCTGCGGGCGCAGCGGCTGCCGGCCGCGCTGATCCAGGGCCTGCGGGACAACTTCGGCGCGCACACCTACCACCGGGTGGACCGGGACGGCTCGTTCCACACGCTATGGGCGGGTGACCGCTCCGAAGTGGAGGCGTGA
- a CDS encoding cytidine deaminase: MPESPAVPAALPTPADPAELSAEDAKLVILARGARSRVAAVEGAAVRDQDGRTYAAASVALPSLTLTALQLAVASAVAAGASRLEAAVVVTEASTLDGSGHAAVRDLSADAPVHVAAPDGTVLGTVVE, encoded by the coding sequence ATGCCTGAGTCACCCGCCGTACCGGCCGCCCTGCCCACCCCCGCCGACCCGGCCGAGCTGAGCGCGGAGGACGCCAAGCTCGTGATCCTGGCCCGGGGCGCGCGGAGCCGGGTGGCGGCAGTGGAGGGCGCCGCGGTCCGCGACCAGGACGGCCGGACGTACGCGGCGGCCAGCGTGGCGCTGCCGTCGCTGACCCTGACCGCGCTTCAGCTCGCGGTGGCCTCGGCGGTGGCGGCGGGCGCGAGCCGGCTGGAGGCCGCGGTGGTGGTGACCGAGGCGTCGACGCTGGACGGCTCCGGGCACGCCGCCGTGCGTGACCTGTCCGCCGACGCGCCGGTGCACGTGGCCGCGCCGGACGGCACCGTCCTCGGCACGGTGGTCGAGTGA
- a CDS encoding isoprenyl transferase has translation MPPTPHPSGARPPALPPAAVPRHVAIVMDGNGRWAKERGLPRTKGHEQGEHSLFDTVEGAIEMGIPYLSAYAFSTENWRRSPDEVRFLMGFNRDVIRRRRDQLVDLGVRVVWSGRAGRLWKSVISELQTAEEMSRGNSTLTLQFCVNYGGQAEIADAAAGIARDVAAGKLDPAKVNEKTIARYLYHPEVPEVDLFLRPSGEQRISNFLLWQTAYAELVYLDTLWPDFDRRHLWYACELYAQRDRRFGGALPNPVAPGA, from the coding sequence GTGCCGCCGACCCCGCACCCCTCCGGCGCTCGCCCGCCGGCGCTGCCGCCCGCCGCGGTGCCCCGGCACGTCGCCATCGTGATGGACGGCAACGGCCGCTGGGCCAAGGAGCGCGGCCTGCCCCGCACCAAGGGGCACGAGCAGGGCGAGCACAGCCTGTTCGACACCGTCGAGGGCGCGATCGAGATGGGGATTCCCTACCTGTCGGCGTACGCGTTCTCCACCGAGAACTGGCGGCGCTCGCCGGACGAGGTCCGCTTCCTGATGGGCTTCAACCGCGACGTCATCCGCCGCCGCCGCGACCAGCTCGTCGACCTGGGCGTCCGGGTGGTCTGGTCGGGCCGCGCCGGCCGGCTCTGGAAGAGCGTCATCTCCGAGCTGCAGACCGCCGAGGAGATGTCCCGCGGCAACTCGACGCTCACGCTGCAGTTCTGCGTCAACTACGGTGGCCAGGCCGAGATCGCCGACGCCGCCGCCGGGATCGCCCGCGACGTCGCAGCGGGCAAGCTCGACCCGGCCAAGGTGAACGAGAAGACGATCGCGCGATACCTCTACCACCCCGAGGTGCCCGAGGTCGACCTGTTCCTGCGCCCCTCCGGGGAGCAGCGCATCTCCAACTTCCTGCTCTGGCAGACCGCGTACGCCGAGCTGGTCTACCTGGACACGCTCTGGCCCGACTTCGACCGCCGCCACCTCTGGTACGCCTGCGAGCTGTACGCCCAGCGCGACCGCCGCTTCGGCGGTGCCCTGCCCAACCCGGTCGCCCCGGGCGCCTGA
- a CDS encoding hemolysin family protein, whose amino-acid sequence MAVDAVAVMDIVAAVRTPAGLPDLQLLVFAAGLVVLAGLIAMTEAALAAVSPARAAELTRDGARGGRALQVVAGDVVRHLNLLLLLRLLAELTATTLVALVAVDTFGAGWRAALVTAGAMTVVSFVVVGVGPRTIGRQHAYAVGRAVAPLVRWLGRALNPLASLLILIGNAVTPGKGFREGPFATQVELRELVDLAEQRGVVEHGERQMIHSVFALGDTIAREVMVPRTEMVWIEERKTLAQALALFLRSGFSRIPVIGENVDDVLGVLYLKDLIRRVQGDQAARQMPVAELMRPATFVPESKPVDDLLSEMQAARNHLVIVVDEYGGTGGLVTIEDILEEIVGEITDEYDVERPPVEHLPDGAVRVTARLPVENLGELFDTELPTDEVETVGGLLAQALGRVPIPGAEAEVAGLRLMAEGTTGRRNRIDTVLVSRVDRGDAPEGTNRHDPPDSRGDNNRSEERQSADA is encoded by the coding sequence CTGGCGGTCGACGCGGTCGCGGTGATGGACATCGTGGCGGCGGTCCGCACCCCCGCCGGTCTGCCTGATCTTCAACTCCTGGTCTTCGCCGCCGGGCTGGTGGTGCTCGCCGGCCTGATCGCGATGACCGAAGCGGCGCTCGCAGCGGTCTCGCCGGCCCGCGCCGCGGAGCTGACCCGGGACGGGGCCCGCGGCGGGCGCGCCCTCCAGGTGGTCGCCGGTGACGTGGTCCGCCATCTGAACCTGCTGCTCCTGCTGCGTCTGCTGGCCGAGCTGACGGCCACCACGCTCGTCGCGCTGGTGGCTGTCGACACGTTCGGCGCGGGCTGGCGGGCGGCGCTGGTGACCGCGGGCGCGATGACCGTGGTGAGCTTCGTGGTGGTGGGCGTCGGCCCGCGCACGATCGGCCGCCAGCACGCGTACGCGGTCGGCCGTGCCGTCGCGCCGCTGGTGCGCTGGCTCGGCCGCGCGCTCAACCCGCTGGCGTCGCTGCTGATCCTGATCGGCAACGCGGTGACCCCCGGGAAGGGCTTCCGCGAGGGGCCGTTCGCGACCCAGGTGGAGCTGCGGGAACTGGTCGACCTGGCCGAGCAGCGCGGCGTGGTGGAGCACGGCGAGCGCCAGATGATCCACTCGGTCTTCGCGCTCGGCGACACCATCGCCCGCGAGGTGATGGTGCCGCGTACCGAGATGGTGTGGATCGAGGAGCGCAAGACACTCGCGCAGGCGCTGGCGCTGTTCCTGCGCTCCGGGTTCTCCCGCATCCCGGTGATCGGCGAGAACGTCGACGACGTGCTCGGTGTGCTCTACCTCAAGGACCTGATCCGGCGGGTGCAGGGCGACCAGGCCGCCCGGCAGATGCCGGTGGCCGAGCTGATGCGCCCGGCCACGTTCGTGCCGGAGTCCAAGCCGGTGGACGACCTGCTCTCCGAGATGCAGGCGGCCCGTAACCACCTGGTCATCGTGGTCGACGAGTACGGCGGCACCGGCGGGCTGGTCACCATCGAGGACATCCTGGAGGAGATCGTCGGGGAGATCACCGACGAGTACGATGTCGAGCGCCCGCCGGTCGAGCACCTGCCCGACGGGGCCGTGCGGGTGACCGCGCGGCTGCCGGTGGAGAATCTGGGCGAGCTGTTCGACACCGAGCTGCCCACCGACGAGGTGGAGACGGTCGGTGGCCTGCTCGCCCAGGCGCTCGGCCGGGTGCCCATCCCGGGCGCCGAGGCCGAGGTGGCCGGCCTGCGGCTGATGGCCGAGGGCACCACCGGCCGGCGCAACCGGATCGACACGGTTCTGGTGAGCCGGGTCGACCGGGGCGACGCGCCGGAGGGCACGAACCGACACGACCCGCCCGATTCCCGTGGCGACAACAACCGTTCCGAGGAGAGGCAATCCGCCGATGCCTGA
- the ybeY gene encoding rRNA maturation RNase YbeY, producing MSIEIANESGVDVDTDAVLAVARHALDEMGVNPLAELSVLLVDIEYMSELNHRWMGGDGPTDVLAFPMDEGSVDHGPGESAPAGGEPALLGDIVLCPEVASKQAAAAGHSAADELHLLTVHGVLHLLGYDHAEPEEEREMFGLQARLLASWRSTRSR from the coding sequence TTGTCCATCGAGATCGCCAACGAGTCGGGTGTCGACGTCGACACCGACGCCGTGCTCGCCGTCGCGCGGCACGCTCTCGACGAGATGGGGGTCAACCCCCTCGCCGAGTTGTCAGTGCTGCTCGTCGACATCGAATACATGTCGGAGCTGAACCACCGCTGGATGGGTGGCGACGGCCCGACCGACGTGCTCGCCTTCCCCATGGACGAGGGCAGCGTCGACCACGGTCCGGGGGAGAGCGCCCCGGCCGGCGGTGAGCCGGCCCTGCTGGGCGACATCGTGCTCTGCCCGGAGGTGGCGTCCAAGCAGGCCGCCGCGGCCGGGCACTCGGCCGCCGACGAGCTGCACCTGCTCACCGTGCACGGCGTGCTGCACCTGCTGGGCTACGACCACGCGGAGCCCGAGGAAGAGCGGGAGATGTTCGGTCTCCAGGCCCGGCTGCTGGCCAGCTGGCGGTCGACGCGGTCGCGGTGA
- a CDS encoding thioredoxin reductase, producing the protein MRDLRYEMTAALAAADLVEATHRDAVAALCADVAQRWCADLGHTPAVRSGEIGELAAGEPAAGWAPDPHAPRAW; encoded by the coding sequence ATGCGCGATCTCCGGTACGAGATGACTGCTGCCCTGGCCGCCGCCGATCTGGTGGAGGCGACCCACCGGGACGCCGTAGCGGCACTCTGCGCCGACGTGGCGCAGCGGTGGTGCGCCGACCTCGGGCACACCCCGGCGGTCCGCTCCGGCGAGATCGGCGAACTGGCGGCAGGCGAGCCGGCCGCCGGCTGGGCGCCCGACCCGCATGCCCCGCGAGCCTGGTGA